A region of Chitinophaga horti DNA encodes the following proteins:
- a CDS encoding sensor histidine kinase, with translation MAAALTAYCSNPPQKSGPPWYMRSNEDLQQFAHVASHDLKEPLRKIKFFINRLQNDAETHLSDNGNVFLDKVIASAQRMSSMIEGVLSYSSTTSTEVPTSLVNLNGEDYFK, from the coding sequence ATGGCCGCAGCGCTTACGGCATATTGTAGCAATCCGCCTCAGAAGTCCGGCCCTCCCTGGTATATGCGCTCCAACGAAGACCTGCAGCAATTCGCACATGTGGCCTCGCACGACCTGAAAGAACCGCTGCGGAAGATCAAGTTCTTCATCAATCGTTTACAGAATGACGCGGAGACACACCTTTCCGATAACGGAAATGTGTTTCTTGACAAAGTTATCGCATCGGCACAGCGGATGTCATCGATGATAGAGGGCGTATTATCTTACTCCTCCACCACTTCCACTGAGGTACCGACCAGCCTCGTTAACCTGAATGGCGAAGATTACTTTAAGTGA
- a CDS encoding LysR family transcriptional regulator translates to MINLEWYRTFIAIYQQGNLTRAAEELVISQPNVSVHLAALEQYVGGKLFERLPRQMLPTEMGKQLYTQVVRSVENLGAVERSFQKPTRSKRPTIRLGAPLEFFDVRLSTRMKKVPSRLDVSFGVGKELLQQLSEGGLDFVIASRKATDKKHLVYEPVLTEKLVIVANKKTDLKAFRQQVRNEDYEAMEQWLLAQDWFAYSNDLALIRRFWLTNFNKRPVITPKCIIPNLSVILKSISEGKGFSVVPDFLAKDFAKQGKITIVWEGIADACDTLYLSYDKSKVSAARIEEMRALVNL, encoded by the coding sequence GTGATAAATCTGGAATGGTATAGAACTTTTATTGCGATCTATCAGCAGGGCAATCTGACGAGAGCCGCTGAGGAACTGGTGATTTCGCAGCCGAATGTGAGTGTGCATCTCGCAGCACTTGAGCAATACGTGGGTGGGAAGTTGTTCGAGCGACTGCCCCGGCAGATGTTGCCCACCGAAATGGGGAAACAATTGTATACCCAGGTGGTACGGTCTGTAGAAAATTTGGGCGCTGTAGAGAGATCTTTTCAAAAACCAACACGCAGCAAGCGGCCGACTATTCGTTTAGGCGCTCCGTTAGAATTCTTTGATGTAAGGCTTAGCACCCGTATGAAAAAAGTCCCCTCGAGACTGGACGTATCTTTCGGTGTAGGAAAAGAGTTGCTGCAACAGTTATCAGAAGGAGGACTGGACTTCGTGATAGCCAGTCGCAAAGCCACCGACAAGAAACACCTGGTATACGAACCGGTGCTTACAGAGAAGCTGGTGATCGTAGCCAATAAGAAGACAGACCTGAAGGCTTTTCGGCAGCAGGTGCGGAATGAGGACTACGAAGCGATGGAGCAATGGTTATTGGCGCAGGATTGGTTTGCATACAGCAACGACCTGGCGTTGATCAGGCGTTTCTGGTTAACGAACTTTAATAAACGGCCGGTTATTACACCGAAATGTATCATTCCTAATTTGAGTGTGATATTAAAATCGATCAGTGAGGGCAAGGGTTTTAGCGTAGTGCCGGACTTCCTGGCGAAAGACTTTGCAAAGCAGGGTAAGATCACAATTGTGTGGGAAGGGATAGCAGATGCCTGCGATACGTTATACTTATCGTACGACAAGAGCAAAGTATCAGCGGCAAGAATAGAAGAAATGAGAGCGTTGGTAAACCTGTAG
- a CDS encoding SAM hydrolase/SAM-dependent halogenase family protein: MSVVTLTSDIGLQDYLVAAMKGQLLQTCPDTRVMDISHRISPFNLPQAVYIFKGAFDYYPAGTFHIVLINLFDKKHDHMLIARFKDQYICCADNGFITMIAGNQAQEIIRLNLDPTLSKTTLNVSAAFAEAIKSMCNGAALSQLGPTAEDIIVKNNLQPLTGADYLEGQIIHIDNFENVIVNITREQFETHRAGRRFAIMFRRNEMITTISETYADVPEGQKVAMFNSAGYLEIAVNKGNAAGLFGLQGFSREQLVQSATYQQLAYYQTVRVAFE; this comes from the coding sequence ATGTCTGTAGTCACACTCACATCCGATATAGGTTTACAAGATTATCTGGTAGCAGCCATGAAAGGCCAGCTGCTGCAAACCTGTCCGGATACACGTGTGATGGACATTTCACACCGCATCTCCCCTTTCAACCTGCCGCAAGCCGTGTACATTTTCAAAGGTGCATTCGACTACTATCCGGCTGGTACCTTTCACATCGTACTTATTAACCTGTTCGATAAGAAGCACGACCACATGCTGATTGCGCGGTTTAAAGATCAATACATCTGTTGTGCTGATAATGGTTTTATCACAATGATCGCAGGCAACCAGGCGCAGGAAATTATCCGATTGAATCTTGATCCGACGCTTTCGAAGACTACACTCAATGTGAGCGCTGCTTTTGCAGAAGCGATCAAAAGCATGTGTAATGGCGCTGCATTGTCGCAACTGGGGCCGACAGCGGAAGACATCATCGTAAAGAACAACCTGCAACCACTTACCGGTGCAGATTATCTCGAAGGACAAATCATTCACATCGACAATTTCGAAAACGTGATCGTCAACATCACCCGGGAACAGTTTGAAACGCACCGTGCAGGCCGCCGTTTCGCGATCATGTTCCGCAGGAATGAAATGATTACGACCATCAGCGAAACTTATGCGGATGTACCGGAAGGACAGAAAGTCGCCATGTTTAACTCCGCCGGCTACCTCGAAATTGCGGTGAACAAAGGTAATGCTGCCGGCCTCTTTGGTCTGCAGGGCTTCAGTCGTGAGCAACTCGTACAGAGTGCCACCTATCAACAGCTCGCCTACTATCAAACTGTAAGAGTCGCTTTTGAATAG
- a CDS encoding SDR family NAD(P)-dependent oxidoreductase — MSMISPIALVLVAVLLGSCATANLSKSGQRKTAGKVFVVTGASSGFGRGVAEELGTYGASVVLVARRTELLKEIAARIDSAGGKALVVTADVSNEDDIQRVTDTAVAVFKKVDVWINNAGVGSIGRFWEIPLAEHSRLIDVNLKGVIYGSYAAIRLFRSQKFGTLINTGSIDSEVPLAYQSSYSASKAGVRSLGQAIHQELRLNNERYIRVVTIMPWAADTPWWRHAGNHSGGTPRMAAPDKPDKVVNAIIYASLHRRKELAVGWKARMSYHSHHMAPHFTEWLSANIAHKYQIKDAPPAPDTSGALFKPMEAGRGIDDGVKKRIKQENRERKRNKRK; from the coding sequence ATGTCAATGATCTCACCCATCGCATTAGTGCTGGTGGCCGTTTTGCTGGGCAGCTGTGCCACGGCCAACCTCAGTAAGTCCGGTCAGCGTAAAACAGCAGGTAAAGTATTCGTAGTCACCGGCGCCTCCAGCGGCTTCGGGCGGGGCGTAGCGGAAGAGTTGGGTACGTACGGGGCCTCCGTCGTGTTGGTCGCCCGTCGTACCGAGCTGCTAAAGGAAATCGCTGCGCGGATCGACTCCGCGGGCGGTAAAGCGCTGGTAGTAACGGCCGATGTAAGCAATGAAGACGACATTCAACGGGTGACAGATACTGCTGTCGCTGTATTTAAAAAGGTGGATGTATGGATCAATAATGCGGGAGTAGGCAGCATCGGTCGCTTCTGGGAAATACCGTTGGCAGAACACTCGCGACTCATCGACGTTAACCTCAAAGGCGTGATTTATGGTAGTTACGCGGCTATACGTTTGTTTCGCAGTCAAAAATTCGGCACGCTGATTAACACTGGTTCCATCGATAGCGAGGTGCCCCTGGCTTACCAAAGCTCGTATTCCGCTTCGAAAGCAGGCGTGCGTAGCCTCGGACAGGCCATTCACCAGGAGTTGCGCCTGAACAATGAAAGGTATATTCGTGTCGTAACAATTATGCCTTGGGCTGCGGACACGCCGTGGTGGCGACATGCAGGGAATCACAGTGGCGGTACGCCACGCATGGCCGCCCCCGATAAGCCAGATAAGGTGGTGAACGCGATCATTTATGCTTCGCTGCATCGCCGTAAGGAGCTGGCTGTGGGCTGGAAAGCACGCATGTCTTATCATTCCCATCACATGGCGCCTCATTTCACCGAGTGGTTATCGGCTAATATTGCACATAAATATCAGATAAAAGATGCGCCGCCTGCACCGGATACCTCGGGCGCTTTATTCAAGCCTATGGAGGCTGGCAGGGGGATTGACGATGGTGTGAAGAAAAGGATTAAGCAAGAGAACCGGGAGCGTAAACGCAATAAGCGGAAATAG
- a CDS encoding putative quinol monooxygenase, whose amino-acid sequence MILRIVKMTFQPESITTFTSLFDKQKSAIRHFPGCTHLELWNELEAPHVFFTYSHWENPEALENYRNSELFRETWAATKILFAGKPEAWSVRKATAAEG is encoded by the coding sequence ATGATCCTGCGTATCGTTAAAATGACTTTCCAGCCGGAGAGCATCACGACCTTTACCTCCCTGTTCGATAAACAGAAATCTGCCATCCGCCACTTTCCCGGATGTACCCACCTGGAGCTCTGGAACGAACTGGAGGCTCCCCATGTGTTTTTCACGTATAGTCACTGGGAAAACCCCGAAGCGCTTGAAAACTACCGTAATTCGGAACTTTTCAGGGAAACCTGGGCGGCCACCAAAATTTTATTTGCCGGCAAACCGGAAGCCTGGTCTGTCCGCAAAGCCACCGCAGCAGAAGGATAA